A portion of the Cryptomeria japonica chromosome 5, Sugi_1.0, whole genome shotgun sequence genome contains these proteins:
- the LOC131875861 gene encoding probable L-gulonolactone oxidase 4, translating into MRVTVSVAMTTSIIFLVLCVSLQYFCITTLASQATCAPPPAIECKSNACDVFNYQGVWDDRGICKAQNSAWPTSEAELVQAVANAVKNKQRIKVVSKLSHSEPKLVCVGSEGLIISTQNYASVIEVNKTAMTIRVQAGALMSDVLEAAAKEGLALNAMIYWSGVSAAGVISTGAHDSGLVGKGSGVYEYVVAMRLVVPASPSQGYAKVISLTEADEELNAARLSLGTLGAISELTFALQPMYKRSISTVVKDDTDLEYEAESFLRAHEFADINWIPSHGKAVYIPIDRHPVNVPGDGLNSIIGSASSVVDIERKAADYEAIQDRADVEAICSVLINETLDLAINGSGFLNDGKRFTGYPVIGFNHHMQTSGGCQAGRYSVACTPTSILDKNETVCSWDRRIYATLYFGVELRVPVSRLPQVIKDVKRIRDLNPQKLCDMSGIFMRSIKKSDAYLGPKEDVVTLDMMNYRSRAVGTPKWNEDVYEEIEQMIIEKHGGVLHWGKSGGYLFQGLAKRATNLEKFMEVKKKFDSSGLFSNEWTDGLFGIGGGSLEIFRDGCALDKVCKCREDSHCAPQKGYFCKPGKVWKKARVCTKLN; encoded by the exons ATGCGTGTAACTGTGTCAGTTGCGATGACCACATCCATCATTTTCCTGGTCCTGTGTGTGTCGCTGCAGTACTTTTGCATAACAACGTTGGCTTCTCAGGCAACCTGTGCGCCGCCTCCTGCAATTGAATGCAAAAGCAATGCATGCGACGTCTTCAATTACCAAGGCGTTTGGGACGACCGTGGGATTTGTAAAGCTCAGAATTCTGCATGGCCCACATCAGAAGCAGAGCTTGTGCAAGCTGTTGCGAATGCAGTGAAAAACAAGCAACGAATCAAAGTTGTGAGCAAGCTGTCTCACAGTGAGCCAAAACTGGTGTGCGTGGGAAGCGAAGGCCTCATCATATCCACCCAAAACTATGCCTCTGTAATTGAAGTGAATAAGACCGCCATGACAATTAGGGTTCAGGCAGGAGCGCTGATGAGCGACGTTCTGGAGGCGGCCGCCAAGGAAGGGTTGGCTCTGAACGCCATGATTTACTGGAGCGGCGTCTCCGCCGCCGGCGTTATCTCCACCGGCGCCCATGACAGCGGCCTCGTTGGAAAAGGCAGTGGCGTTTATGAGTATGTGGTTGCAATGAGATTAGTTGTTCCTGCTTCTCCCTCCCAAGGCTATGCAAAGGTGATCAGCTTGACAGAAGCAGACGAGGAATTGAATGCTGCCAGATTGTCTCTGGGCACTCTTGGAGCGATTTCCGAACTCACATTCGCTTTGCAGCCAATGTACAAGCGCTCCATTTCGACCGTGGTGAAGGATGACACCGATCTGGAATATGAAGCCGAGAGTTTCCTGAGAGCTCATGAATTTGCAGACATAAACTGGATTCCCTCACACGGGAAGGCGGTTTATATTCCCATTGATCGACACCCAGTCAATGTTCCAGGAGATGGCCTCAACTCTATAATTGGCAGCGCCAGCAGTGTAGTCGACATCGAAAGAAAAGCGGCAGATT ATGAAGCAATCCAAGATAGGGCAGACGTTGAAGCTATATGCAGTGTACTCATAAACGAGACACTTGATCTTGCAATTAATGGTAGCGGCTTTCTCAATGATGGAAAACGCTTTACGGGGTACCCGGTAATAGGATTCAATCACCACATGCAAACGTCTGGTGGCTGCCAAGCAGGAAGATACTCTGTGGCTTGCACTCCCACATCAATTTTAGATAAAAATGAGACTGTCTGTTCCTGGGATCGACGAATATACGCTACCTTATACTTTGGTGTGGAACTAAGAGTGCCTGTATCTCGTTTGCCCCAAGTAATAAAGGATGTGAAGAGGATAAGGGATTTGAATCCTCAAAAATTGTGTGACATGTCAGGAATATTTATGCGCTCTATTAAGAAATCTGATGCGTATTTGGGACCTAAGGAGGATGTGGTGACATTAGACATgatgaattataggtcaagggcgGTCGGTACACCCAAGTGGAATGAAGATGTCTATGAAGAGATTGAACAGATGATAATTGAGAAGCATGGTGGCGTGTTACATTGGGGCAAATCAGGGGGTTACCTGTTTCAAGGACTAGCTAAGAGGGCAACTAATTTAGAAAAGTTCATGGAGgtgaagaagaaatttgattcgTCCGGACTATTTTCTAATGAATGGACAGATGGTCTGTTTGGGATCGGGGGAGGAAGTTTAGAGATTTTCAGGGATGGGTGCGCATTGGACAAAGTTTGCAAGTGTAGAGAGGACAGTCATTGTGCTCCCCAAAAAGGGTACTTCTGCAAACCGGGAAAGGTTTGGAAGAAGGCACGTGTTTGCACAAAACTCAATTAA